Genomic window (Nomia melanderi isolate GNS246 chromosome 14, iyNomMela1, whole genome shotgun sequence):
ATACCCCTCTTTCGCACCTGTTCCGCCTACGTTCAACTCTGCACTGCGAGgacactttaaccccttgacttgtAACACCGCGTTAGACTCGCGAGGAAAGACGACGGCTATAGCCGTCCATTTTACGGACTGTACtaatgcatttatttgtttattcttcgatAATACATCGAACAAAAATGACGTAACAGTCTAGATAACATGTAAATCGATTTTGTTtaggatttttcatgacctgaaCCAGTCAAAAAGAACTGCGTTTCTGGGCACGATTTTATAATTAAGTGTGCGGCACTGAAAACTGAATTTGATGAATGCATTTACTGTTTCTCGGATATTAATTAGATACTAAttctctattattaattgttcacCTTCGGAGTAAACGTAGAGAGAATAAGTATAACGATCCGTCGTTTTCctgatgaattattaacgatgaaatagttatgtcgatcataattgagaagtaaatcatgGGGTTAATGCGTTCGGTACCGATGACGTGTGTCTACGTCTCGGGAATTTGATATTAATCTTTTAATCTAGGTTCTTTGATAGTTAAAGAGGTTGTGTGTTGATCGGAGACTGGGGAATTTGTAGATGTGTTTGTTTTGAAGGTTGAACATTGATGTTATGCTGGCTGTAATTTCGAGATTTAGCAGTTGGTTTGATGGAGCGATGAATATATTGTAATGTTCGTATCGAAGAACatttgtggaatttagttgttTCTAGTTTTAGATCTTGAGAATTTAATTTGATGTTGCAGGGCGAAGGATTGAATGATCTGTCTGTTGATTGTAGAATGGCATTCCTTGAGAatttcgtttaacacgttcacaccggcgctgtaatttccactctttcccatttggcgactgaattctcaaaattgataaaaatattgaaatgatcaataagtaaattcaTTCGAAAACTATATggtaatgttttctaattaccaaaccactTGACGAGCCACATATTTCATGCTACACTCCGTCTAATGAGCCAACACTGTCTAATGTGATATCTTactgtgagccaccggtggtacacgccggcgtgaacgtgttaaacaggaTTATAATACACATGAATGTTTCCTTCGATATTGCAAGATTTCGTTGAAAGGAACGAGGAAAGTAAGCGACGCGGAGGTTAAACGATTCCTCGATCGAGAGGATCGAGGCCTTGGCCATGGTCTCACGTGTCCCGCAGCCTCGTCCCTCGCGTGCTGTCTTCCGGGGGTGGTATTCTCGACGGGAAGTGCTAATTGGCCCTCGACCACATACTAATTTCGTATCGCTCGTGACATTTCGGCTCGAGCGCACGAGCTTTCAAACTTGGACCGCGAACAAATCGCCCGGTCCTGGCTCGAATCGCCGTAAACTTATCCCCGGTGCCGCTTTTACTTTGTACCGGGTCGTTTCCTTCGTTTCGCAGACTACTCTTTAGATTCCTCTTCTGTCTTTATTTTTAAGAGCGCGACATTCGTTCGTTCAGTCGTTCCGTTTACTTACGTAGTTCCTGTGTCTCGATCCGCTGACTCGCTTGATCGCAGATAGGTCTGTCCAATAAATAGGGACTGATAAAGAATAGATCTTCCAGAGCAGGATAAAATTGGTAGCGCAATACGTTCGTTTAtctcatatataataatatacttttcTGTTTCTAATCGTACCATCCTCTTTCTCTCTACCTCCACTCACACGCTGATGTGTACTCTCTTCAAACGTACTCTTCTCAATCACGCATCTTTCTTCGGACTATGAATCACACTATCTTCTTCACTACAATATCacacttcttttttcttcgatcAAACATCGATAACAAAACCCGCTCAGTCACACGACATTTCATTATTCTATGATTCGAGGTAGGGCTGGCGAAAGCCCTACCTATTCTGCGCTACTGGAAAGTTGGCAGTTGAAAGGAACCTAATTGGTTAAAGATCACATGAATTTTGTAATCTACTCACTAATGCAATTATACGATGATTAATCAATAttgcgaataaaatattaaattaaaaagtcaTTTTTGGAAGCGTTCTCCAGCAAAGCTGAATACAGTAGTTCATAGTCTTAAGGATCCATCGCCTGGAGAAGCTAAGTAAATAGTTTTAGGGAGTTGCCGGTAGCACGGAACGGATGTTACTAATAAGCACGACGGCATTCGCACCGTAGAgtcatgaatatttatgatcTCGAACGTTGCACGTTCGAGGCAGCAATCGCGGCGGACTTTGAGACGAGACAAAAGCagattttcgtttatttatcgtCTTTCGCGTTTCTTTGCTCGCTCGTCGCGAATAGCTTCTCGAAAAATGGCTGAATTGATCGTAAGAGAAGACTTAATGTCTAATGAaacattcttattatttttatgaatttgaaTTACATGGTAAATGATGATTATAATGACGAGGAAAATAAACGTCTCGGGAAATATTTACTTCAAGTGATGATTTAATTATGAATTTGTACTACTTAACTTTTTCCTTGTTACTTCTAGAAACCAATAAGCATGAATCACTCTGTATAATGATTGGGATGATTGAGGGGTTCTCCCGTATGTATTCATATGAAACGGTATAATGTTGTCGAAGGAAATTGAGAAATTCGTTCTAAGAACTATACTAAAGCAAAAGGAATTATTCTATACTGAAACTTACGAATTTATTCCAGTGAAATAGGAGGAATAGTAAAATGCACGTTCCTTCTATATAggtacttcttttttttttaaatgaaataagtgAATTATTAGGTAGTGATAGTTGGACAAGGAGTAAGGCTAAACGGGAGCCTGAATCATTGAAAAGTCATTGGGAAAAAGTATAaacgttatattatatattatatatcattaataaatgtACAGTAAGCATTTTAACAAGATAACATTATGAAATGTATTGTCTGTATACAGTTTTacgacaaaaaaaaagaaaggccACCCGTATTAATGCTGCAGTTAGTCTAATTATTGTGCATTTCAGATAAATTTAAGTCTCAAAAATATATATGCGTGTATATGCACACACATATTTCTGGCTAGTATTGTGGTTTCTCTTATAAGACTGCAGATTGTATTATACTTAAATGTTGTTTTGCCCAACACTTACATCATCATAGTTAAATGTTGTTCTAAAACAAGTATTAACAACCCAAGCATTACATCCCCTTTGGTATAATGCTATCACTTATTAGCAGGACTAGTGGGTTCCGAAGATGAGCTGGGCACAAGCGAAGCTATCATAAAGATTAAACAATGAGATAACACAATTCAGTCTACAAAATTAGAAACATTGCATAGTTCATTACGTACCAATGATGATGATTAAAATGATCACGCAGATAATGCCAATGATGATCATCATCTTGAGATTCTTCCACCAGTACTTCCTTTTCAATTTTCCCGCTTGCTGTTCAAACTGTGTTGCCCCCTGCTGTAAGGCATCCGCACGATTTTCCAGCTCTGAGAGCTTCTGATCTCTTTCCAAAACTTTTTCTACATTTACTTTCATTATCCCCACAACTTCGTCAACAGTTGCTTGCGTCTGTTGCAGCTTCTTTGTGGACCCTGCTTGTTGTGGGTTATGGGGACCACCCATTGGGCCACCCATTTCTCCTTCTTTGTAACTACTGTTGCCTTCCATATTTCtgtaatcattaaaaatatacatgttagataaacttttcaataaatttatgtaacaaTCTGATAATAAAACACAAGACACAATTAAACAATTCTTAATAGTATACTTCAGTCACAAATACATTCTGTGAAACGGTGCACCTATGTTTCctgtattaattttcattgttaagaaaaaataaaacttacTAATTACAAAGCACAATCTCATAGTTTATCTGTATGCACTAAGAATTACTGCAAtgcaaatattaataagaatatgGTAAGGAAGAAATTGTTTGATGAATTAAAGGTTCCATAAAATCAGTAAAACGGTAATTACCGTACACACCCATAACCTCAAAACTTGTGGAAACTATAAAGTAACAAGATTTACTGGAATCTCACGTGTTACTATGACATTGTttttaaaactttaataaagataaatttaaTAGGAATATATCATTAGCGGCAGAGAAACATAAGGAGTATCTATGGTTAAATTATATAGCGTTAAATTGAAACAGATTTCAAAGAATGTACCAGTATATATGCGTTTGTTTATTGAGTGTAACGAAAAAGGTTAACGCACTAACATGAAAATAAGAGGTCTGCAGAAGAAGCGATCGAGAATGCGAgttacttataaataaaatgacagGTATTCCAAACTTTGTTTCGATGACGAACACACTTTCACGACAACAGTAAATGACACATGATAAAGATGGCGATACCTATGACGTCacgtttattttgataatattctttaaacaCAACCGCAATAAATAATTCCTTCCTCTAATCTAATCATTCATTCACGAAACAACATCATTAATCACTCTTTTGTGGCATTTAATGCGacgtaaatttttaaaaaagattcGAACCTCCTAATCTTGAATAGTACGAGTGCTGCCATCTTGATACAGCGTATGAACTATAAACATACGTTTCATGCGATGATACCGATACACactataattaaacaattaattagtCGCTAGAAACTTCAATTAAGCATGAATTTTCGTGACATAAGAAGGATTCTCGAATGATTCTTGCCTAGAATAAATGTCTCCTATTGTCAAACAAAATTCCACCtgaactataaataaattaatttaatttaaacaatgaaGCACAAGATCAGCATTAACACTGAAAATGCAAAAACAATCCAAAAGAATTCAATGTCTGAATACAACACATAACCGACTAAGTAGAATCAGTCTTCGCAAGACAAACTACCCCTATCCATCGAAATGTTGAAATTCTCAATAAAAATCACGAACAAATTCCCCCAAAAACtacaacaaaaaaatatcatttccaATTTAAATATGAACTCACCGCATAAACCAGCCATCTTTCCCTTCGTTTCACAAACCGTGGACGACATTTTCGCGGAGCGGAGTTCACGGCACCCAGGTCTCACCGCAAAAATCGCaaagaacataaataaaatatcctgCGGATGCTCGTGCGCGCACTCCCATCGCATCCCCAGGACCGTACCACCTTCCCCTCGAAACAGCCACAAGAAAAATCAACTCTATCAACCCTACGAAGCGAATATCCCGCTGCCATCCTCTAAGAACACCTCCGGCTATCCCCTAATTCCCTAAAAACAATCCTCATTCTCCATACAAAAACTCCGAAAACGACCAGAAAAGGTTCCAAACACCCTAAAAATCTCCCAACAACACCCGGTCGTTGTCCTAttttctcaaacacacccccaGGGTCGGCGACTCGCTGGGAACAGCCCTGAGTCCTCGGCTTCAGGGTGTGTTTGCGCATGAGGGTTGCAGCTGTGTCGCGTTTATTGACTGAAAACTCCGGTGCATGCGCGCAACGGGGTCTCGAAACCTTGAATCGAGGTTCGATAGATCGACTGGAGCCTCGGCGGGCGATCGGGGAATACTTTTAATCGCGAGAAACGCTGGAGACGTCGAATTTTCCGTTGATAATCGGTTGCGGCGAGCGGTTCCTCGACGTCGAATCGAAAGGGGACGCGGGCGTTTAGCGGATCGCCGATTAAAACGACGGTGCGAGGAAGAGGTTCGAAGGGTCCGTGGTCGATCGAGGTATCGCTGTGGAAGCGGCGGCGATATCGCGGCGGTGCCGCTGGAAATTTTATCAATACCGCGGCCGTCTAGTCGCTGACAGTCACTCGTGAAAAGTACGCGGTCATCTGACGGGGTTGCCAGGCCAGCGGATTGCTCTAGCCGAGGAAACCAGAAGCGAGCGACGAACGACATGTGAGTAGAAACCACCTGGAATCATCGCGCACAGTGATTTTCGCCCGTGGATAATCAGGAACCGAGGAACTCGCAATAGACCGCGGTTTAAGGAACCATTCCCGCGAGTCCGACTCTGGCCAGAGAGCTTAACGTCCACCTGCTAGAGACCAAGGTCTTTCGAAGGCTTTCAGAACCTTCTAGCTTGCAGGGATCGTTAAACGAAGAACTCCGGGGCTCGATTTTTGCTCAGGACTCGATTTAGCTACCCGTAGGCTAGCTTCTTTGGACGTCGTCGAATGTGTGTCACCGGGAATGGAGATTCTTAGCTGAAGAGCTTCTTTATATACCCCAGTGAATTGTAGGGGACGTGGATTGAAGCCTTTCTCTTTGAATTTTAACAATGATTATTGGATGTTTTGATGTGGAACGGAAACAAGGGGCATTCCTGGAAAATTTGGGGAACGGTTTAGAGGGTGGAAGATTAGATAGGTCTGGTTGAAGTGATGGGTGGCAGGGTTGCTAATGTTTGAAACGGATTTCGGAAAGGAATCTATAGAAGTCTATAGAATCTTGTATATATTAATGATTGTTtggattatatagtttcttcTCACAGAATACGAGGTGtccgatgaaaatttgaacccgAGTTCTTCCGTATTTAGCTCCGAGTTGTTCAATTTGGATTTTGAGATCGTTAGAACGGTATCAACGAGTAGTTCCCCGTTTTCTTCGTGTTTCAAGAAATTATGGTCGCCTTTTAGGGTAATAACGGAATATTTATGCATTCTATCGGTTTACTATTGTCTCAGAGTACGGAGCAACGAATGGAAATTCGTGTTCGACGGATTGTTTTCGTGTGCGCGTTAGGCATTTCAATGGAGAACCGCGAGCCATTGGTCGACCGTAGGAACCGAAGCCCGCAAGGCGGATTTTAAGACGCAATTTCCTAGGCCTTTGTCGGCAATCGATCCCCTTGCACGGCCAGTCCGCGACACACGACAGAATTTCCGATAAAGTGCAGTAAAGCTTAAAGCGGACCGCCGAGCCGATTTCTTCCGGACAGTGGAATTGCGGTCATTGAATTCTGGGGCCTCGGCGTGCCCCTGTTTCGCGATCGAACGCCGAACAATTGGCACAACCGACGAATTCATGGGATTTTCGAGTGTGTCCCTCATCCTCGATCGTTCCCCAGAGTTCCTCGAAACTTTCCCCCGGGAGAACTCATTCGAATTCACTTCGTACATCCAATCTCCGAAAGAAGTTTCTGTTCTCAAGCGGATCTCCGCGAACGTTCCGATTTTCGTGGGTCGTCTCGTTAAACCTGCAAGGGTCAATTTATTTTTGCCGTTGCTCGCGATAAAGACAGACAGTACTGACCTCTCGTATTTCAGGAATAACCGATGCTTCATTCGATTCGACGATTTCACGCTTCCACGACCTGAGAGGTTATAATTATTACGGGTCATCATTGCAGCTGTCTTCGTCGGGGGTCAAAGATCATCAGTATCAGCGCGTCTTTGACCTTCGACGAAATGATTCGCGAATTTTGAAAAGCTACGTTATCCATAGATCCTTCAATAGATTTCTCaacgtttaatacgattgatgtaTAAACATGATTCACGGTGGTCCAGTATATTCTTAATGAAAGTCGAGGAAGTGCAGTGCAAATACTCGAACAAGTAATTTTCGTCGCGATCAGATACGACGTGTCGTAGAAACTTGTTCACGGCGATAAATAAGAAACACGGATGTTTGCCGAAGGATCGAGATGAAATCAATGTTATCTCGGTGGGACAGGAACGCCAACATATTTTTCGAGCCGTGAAATCGCGAGGCTTAATTGCGAACACACACGTACCGGTGGCAATCAATTGTGAAACACGCCGGACTGTACGTTCTACTGGCTGTTTCTATATTTAGATAATCAATGCCGAGCACATTTGCAGAAATGTTCTATGGCTTTCCCGATGAAAAACCGCGCTGTCCGTTCCTATGCCCAAAATTCTCGCCAGTGGCTCGTTCCTGAATTAATCGAAGAAACTTCTCGTTCGTTATTAGTTGAAATATTCGTCCTACTAGACTCATTACAGCCATCGGTTCACTGATACTTTACATTCTAtacgaatcatttgtttgcaaagATTCTCATGATAGATTAGACGACATACAGAACCACTTAAACCAGCTTATCGATTTGCATTCTGTTCAAGTTTCGTAGAAAGTAGACAATAATTGCATAAGTAGAGTGTCCCTGTACAGGTCAGACAAGTCACAAAGTTCACTCGTCTAATATTACTTTAAGCGAGCATAGATTCCGCGCGGTGTCGCGATGCATTATTTCGCTATAAGATAAACAGCGGCTGCCTCTAAGTAGATTGTCCCTCTGTTGGTTATACATTCACGACAACCCCGGAACCGCAGACGCAGTTACGAACTTCTGTCGTACTGTCTAACCGATAGACAATAACTCGTTTGTCGTGAATCCAACGTTcggcaacttcgctaattaacTAATCATCGCGTGGAACGGAACGCCAGCCTTCCAAGGAATTTTTCAATCGTCAGCTGTTGCCGCGACAGGATTCTATAATTAGACCAAGCGAGCGAACActttgttctatattttttttttaaaccgaACCGACATTTTTAAACGCAAAGTTTCTTCCCGTGTGGGCCGCACGTGAGCCACCTGCGATCGATACTCGAAGAAGACTTTCGATTCAGCCCGTAAAAAGCTTTGCCCCTGTTTATTGGATCATCCACTCGCTTTGTTcctattctaattatttttctaagtatTGCCGCGATCTTTACTATTCCCATTGTATTTAGAATTCGTCTTAATCGATATGTTTCGATTACtcactgaatttttcatttatataatttattttaaggaaaatttatttcattgatatATTCTTGATATTTTTAGTTTGTACATTGGCAAAGAAACTTTACTATTTTATGttgaattaatatatatttttataatacatatttctaaagaattatCGGATTCATTTATTGGTAGACTTAAAAGTATTAATCAttggttattatttatttctccgcTAGAATCATCGATAATTCTTTCATTACTTCCACGATCGTCCTTGCCGCCCTTGTAGCCCGAATATTATTACTGTCATTAATGCCCCTGTTCCAGTGTAATTAAGAAttcattagaaatttaattaccgTCGCCGTTTCCATTCCCACGAAGCTCCTGTCGCAATCAAGAATCCTGTTCAAGGATCCAGCGATTGTACATTCGTTACTCGATCAACAATCGAAGCTACCCACTGAAATTCGGCGACGATCGTGCGATTAATAAACAAACTACCACTGAGAACTATTCCGCGTCCATTTCGATAGAAATTCAATAACGACGATAACAGGTCGGCCGGCCCGTCGATCGATATATTAATCCGATTATATAAGCCGCTCGAACGCGTAAAGCCTGGAAACCTGGCAACCGGTCTTCGATAGTTCgacgaaaaaatggaaaaaattaataataacgaaaCAGAGAAATTTTCTTGTTTCCAGGAAAAATGTTCCAGGAATGATCGTTTAAGCTAGtctttaaaagaaatttcacttaacactagaactatcagtcaaaatgactggtttcagtttttctgtttcgcaattattgatatcttaaaagcattgaatattcgaaatgattttgaaaataaattgtttcacttgaatactataatgaatgtctgaagtaaccgaaaataatctattactacaatattcatagcgattacatttcaatcgtatcaaatgctcggtagttctagtgttaacgatcgttgtttcttctatttctttcccttttca
Coding sequences:
- the Syb gene encoding vesicle-associated membrane protein synaptobrevin isoform X2 codes for the protein MEGNSSYKEGEMGGPMGGPHNPQQAGSTKKLQQTQATVDEVVGIMKVNVEKVLERDQKLSELENRADALQQGATQFEQQAGKLKRKYWWKNLKMMIIIGIICVIILIIIIASLVPSSSSEPTSPANK
- the Syb gene encoding vesicle-associated membrane protein synaptobrevin isoform X1, which translates into the protein MRNMEGNSSYKEGEMGGPMGGPHNPQQAGSTKKLQQTQATVDEVVGIMKVNVEKVLERDQKLSELENRADALQQGATQFEQQAGKLKRKYWWKNLKMMIIIGIICVIILIIIIASLVPSSSSEPTSPANK